The following proteins are co-located in the Roseovarius arcticus genome:
- a CDS encoding glycosyltransferase has protein sequence MSIVRSLRKRLVRNPASASQITAAFKQHLGRLPSRREIASWQRKWLSPKQLDRRVERSTKGAYVSRILKGGLFNAEFSAKFVMPAPVNKLSDEEYVKTLYEHILGRYPSPSDLQDTALMLQSGGLQRHDLMAQYFAERVGEEMDWAKTESVNDVSQFSIMGTDRSMTVKKWRAKARVGGAPIKHHARFPLLPRSSEVDVSVICSVWRGGDFIEKYLENITSQSIFNDRCELIVVDAASPEGEGEAVARYAERLGHRIVYHRLPYRAGIYVAWNVGVGLARGHYLTNANLDDLRRKDSLELQTTTLDALPDVDVVYQDFYYSADPDADFAKIAGAGVISDLPIVTRDGFFKFNQPHNAPMWRSSLHDRIGMFDERLRSAGDYDFWIRAITEGARFYKINDPHVAYYYNPEGISTSRQTTGLLEARDILRRHGRALVPEAAAESPDKFLGRLGFDLWPEHSDGLPFSRYEAVQLRMRHTAAAHGPRQSGVRI, from the coding sequence GTGAGTATTGTACGATCCCTTCGCAAGCGCCTTGTGCGGAATCCTGCCAGCGCGTCCCAAATTACGGCCGCTTTCAAGCAACATCTTGGGCGCTTGCCAAGTCGAAGAGAAATCGCAAGTTGGCAGCGGAAATGGCTTTCACCCAAGCAATTGGATCGCCGGGTCGAGAGATCGACTAAAGGTGCTTATGTCTCTCGCATTCTAAAAGGCGGACTTTTTAACGCTGAATTCTCAGCTAAATTCGTAATGCCCGCGCCAGTCAACAAGCTTTCTGATGAGGAGTACGTCAAAACTCTTTACGAGCATATTCTCGGCAGATATCCGAGCCCATCAGATTTGCAAGACACAGCGCTAATGCTTCAATCAGGTGGTTTGCAACGACATGATCTGATGGCACAGTATTTTGCTGAGCGTGTAGGAGAAGAAATGGATTGGGCGAAAACTGAGAGCGTCAATGACGTAAGCCAGTTCTCTATCATGGGTACTGACCGCTCAATGACTGTTAAAAAATGGCGGGCCAAGGCGCGGGTTGGCGGAGCGCCCATCAAACACCATGCGCGTTTCCCGCTGCTACCTCGCTCATCAGAAGTCGATGTCAGCGTCATCTGCAGTGTTTGGCGAGGTGGCGATTTCATCGAGAAATATCTCGAAAATATCACGTCGCAAAGCATATTCAATGATCGCTGCGAGTTGATCGTGGTTGATGCCGCCTCTCCAGAGGGCGAAGGCGAGGCCGTGGCGCGCTACGCGGAACGCTTGGGCCACCGCATCGTATATCACCGGCTGCCTTATCGTGCCGGAATCTACGTGGCTTGGAATGTAGGGGTGGGGCTGGCGCGGGGGCATTATCTGACCAACGCCAATCTTGATGATCTTAGACGCAAGGATTCTCTTGAATTGCAGACGACTACACTCGACGCACTGCCCGATGTCGACGTTGTATATCAAGATTTCTATTATTCCGCTGATCCGGACGCTGATTTTGCCAAGATCGCAGGAGCAGGAGTGATCAGTGACCTTCCGATTGTGACGCGCGATGGGTTTTTTAAATTCAATCAGCCGCATAATGCCCCGATGTGGCGGTCCTCTTTGCACGACCGGATTGGCATGTTCGACGAGCGTTTACGCTCCGCTGGTGACTATGATTTCTGGATTCGCGCCATCACGGAGGGAGCGAGATTTTACAAGATTAACGATCCGCACGTGGCCTACTACTACAATCCTGAAGGCATCTCTACGTCGCGGCAGACAACCGGGCTTTTAGAGGCGCGCGACATATTGCGTAGACACGGACGCGCGCTTGTCCCTGAGGCCGCAGCAGAATCTCCAGACAAGTTCCTCGGGCGGCTTGGGTTCGATTTATGGCCAGAACACAGCGACGGGCTCCCGTTTTCTCGCTATGAAGCCGTGCAGTTGCGTATGCGCCACACGGCTGCGGCGCATGGGCCACGCCAATCCGGAGTGCGGATATGA
- a CDS encoding glycosyltransferase family 4 protein: MIPFASFVSDRVPPSAAESEALEAICKQYGADVFASTYYSTCAGTPSVQLVYDMIAEVMAYDLIHRDWQEKDIAMLYGRAHICISHQTRDDLLRFYPEISPDRVTVAHCGIETDVFRPRPAAEVDMFRRVHDLSGSYLMVVGARMHEGGYKNGAHLVEALSGMAPRKDLTVLFVGGEQEIPKIRMGGRKVEARRVVLSDDDLARAYCGAEALVYPSLYEGFGMPVAEAMACGCPVITTNLGSLAEVAGDAALLVSGTDIDEMRTALCAVREPEVRARALVAGPERARAFRWDAMADHVADRIEQLAEETRAGQHRAFLSEWAELRHLQSEVDF, translated from the coding sequence ATGATCCCCTTCGCATCATTTGTCAGTGACAGAGTTCCGCCGAGCGCCGCCGAATCGGAGGCGCTGGAGGCTATTTGCAAGCAATACGGTGCAGACGTTTTTGCATCAACATACTATAGCACATGCGCCGGCACACCCTCCGTTCAACTTGTCTATGACATGATCGCCGAGGTTATGGCCTATGATCTAATCCACCGCGACTGGCAAGAGAAGGATATCGCGATGCTCTATGGGCGGGCGCATATCTGCATTTCGCACCAGACACGTGACGATCTTCTTCGGTTCTATCCTGAAATTTCACCGGATCGGGTTACCGTCGCGCATTGCGGCATCGAAACGGATGTATTCAGACCGCGCCCCGCCGCCGAAGTAGACATGTTCCGGCGCGTCCACGATCTTTCTGGTTCCTACCTGATGGTGGTTGGCGCTCGCATGCATGAGGGCGGGTACAAGAACGGGGCGCATCTCGTAGAGGCGCTCTCAGGAATGGCGCCACGCAAGGATCTTACGGTGCTCTTTGTCGGAGGCGAGCAGGAAATTCCAAAGATTCGCATGGGCGGCCGTAAGGTGGAGGCGCGCCGGGTTGTGCTCTCCGATGACGATCTCGCCCGCGCATATTGCGGCGCCGAGGCGCTGGTTTATCCGTCACTCTACGAGGGTTTTGGCATGCCTGTCGCCGAGGCGATGGCGTGTGGATGCCCGGTAATCACGACTAACCTTGGCTCACTGGCAGAGGTGGCTGGAGATGCTGCGCTGCTCGTATCGGGAACAGACATTGACGAGATGCGCACTGCCCTGTGCGCCGTTCGCGAGCCAGAGGTGCGGGCACGCGCTTTAGTCGCCGGTCCCGAGCGGGCCCGCGCCTTTCGCTGGGACGCCATGGCCGATCATGTGGCCGACCGCATTGAACAGTTGGCCGAAGAAACACGCGCAGGACAGCATCGAGCTTTTTTATCAGAATGGGCAGAGCTCCGTCACCTTCAGTCAGAAGTCGACTTCTGA
- a CDS encoding NAD-dependent epimerase/dehydratase family protein, translating to MTGDPCILVLGGGGFVGAHLRTALSAKFGANARILNSTRSPRDSTTLALDIRDIEAVRAVVRRERPTLIINLVGIAAPSEASRDPELAWELHALAPDRLGRMLLKESPDCWLFHVSSGLIYGRTALKGPPVDEAARLDPIDTYAMTKAAGDLAIGVLAGQGLKCLRLRPFNHAGPGQTEDFVIPAFSAKIARIKRGQQPPVIQVGNLEAERDFLDVRDVVAAYTALIAKVDDLHSGAIYNISSGRAVSMQYILDRLIQMAEIKIDVAPDPARQRSSDLPRIVGCVDALVHDLGWKPAFSLEQTLYETLLYQEARLT from the coding sequence ATGACCGGAGATCCGTGCATTCTTGTACTAGGTGGCGGCGGCTTTGTCGGGGCCCATCTGCGCACTGCACTGTCCGCAAAGTTCGGAGCAAATGCACGGATTCTGAATAGCACCCGCAGTCCCCGAGATTCTACGACGTTAGCGTTGGATATTCGAGATATAGAGGCCGTCCGCGCGGTCGTCCGACGCGAGAGGCCGACACTTATCATTAACCTCGTCGGGATTGCCGCACCGAGTGAAGCAAGCCGCGATCCAGAGCTTGCTTGGGAATTACATGCGCTGGCGCCGGACCGCCTTGGGCGTATGTTGCTGAAAGAATCGCCAGATTGTTGGCTGTTTCACGTAAGTTCAGGTTTGATATACGGGCGTACTGCGCTGAAAGGCCCGCCTGTGGATGAAGCTGCGAGGCTAGACCCGATCGACACCTATGCCATGACAAAAGCCGCAGGCGACTTGGCCATAGGCGTTCTGGCTGGACAGGGATTGAAATGCCTCAGGTTGCGACCATTTAATCATGCTGGACCGGGTCAAACCGAAGATTTTGTAATTCCCGCATTTTCCGCCAAGATAGCGCGTATCAAACGAGGACAGCAGCCTCCTGTTATTCAGGTAGGTAATCTCGAAGCAGAGCGAGATTTTTTAGATGTTCGGGATGTGGTGGCTGCCTATACAGCCTTGATTGCGAAGGTGGACGATCTTCATTCCGGGGCGATTTACAATATTTCTTCCGGTCGTGCGGTTAGTATGCAGTATATCCTAGATCGCCTCATTCAGATGGCAGAGATCAAAATCGATGTCGCACCTGATCCCGCACGGCAACGTTCCAGCGATCTTCCTCGTATTGTTGGCTGCGTCGATGCGCTTGTGCATGATCTAGGATGGAAGCCTGCGTTCAGCTTGGAACAGACCCTCTATGAAACGCTTCTCTACCAGGAAGCGCGATTAACTTAA
- the gmd gene encoding GDP-mannose 4,6-dehydratase gives MSKRALITGLTGQDGAYLAQLLLAKGYEVHGLVRRSASADVIDARLRWLGIAGDIQVHDGNLTDLSSLIRIIRDVKPDEVYNLGAQSFVKSSWQQPLLTGSVTALGGHNMLEAVRLEAPEARIYQASSSEMYGLIQEDVQSEKTPFYPRSPYAVAKLYAHWMTVNYRESFGLHASSGILFNHESPLRGIEFVTRKITDGAARIKLGLEDKLTLGNLDATRDWGHARDFVRAMWLMLQQEEADDYVIATGRTTSVRDFCKMTFSLLDLRMEDHVVVDPRYLRPAEVDVLLGDATKARTKLGWQPECSLEQLVSEMVDADIERIKLQQKH, from the coding sequence ATGTCTAAACGGGCACTGATCACCGGTCTAACGGGCCAGGATGGCGCATATCTGGCGCAGCTTTTGCTGGCAAAGGGATATGAAGTACACGGCCTCGTCCGCCGGAGCGCTTCCGCCGATGTCATAGATGCTCGCTTACGATGGCTCGGGATTGCGGGCGACATTCAGGTCCATGACGGCAATCTTACCGATCTGTCCAGCCTCATTCGCATCATTCGCGATGTGAAGCCTGATGAAGTTTATAACCTCGGGGCGCAGTCATTTGTGAAATCGTCCTGGCAACAACCGCTGCTGACTGGATCGGTTACCGCACTGGGCGGGCACAACATGCTTGAGGCGGTCCGCCTGGAGGCTCCCGAGGCACGTATTTATCAGGCTTCTTCCTCTGAGATGTACGGCCTGATCCAAGAGGATGTTCAGTCAGAAAAAACACCGTTCTACCCTCGCTCACCCTATGCTGTGGCTAAGCTCTACGCGCATTGGATGACGGTGAACTATCGTGAAAGCTTCGGACTGCACGCCTCTTCCGGAATTCTGTTCAATCATGAGTCGCCGCTGCGGGGCATCGAGTTTGTGACGCGGAAAATTACCGATGGTGCCGCGCGTATCAAGCTGGGTTTGGAGGACAAGCTTACCCTAGGCAATCTGGATGCGACGCGGGACTGGGGCCATGCACGTGATTTTGTGCGTGCTATGTGGTTGATGCTGCAACAGGAAGAGGCGGATGACTATGTCATCGCAACTGGCCGAACAACTTCAGTCCGGGACTTTTGCAAAATGACATTCTCTCTACTGGATCTTCGCATGGAGGATCACGTCGTCGTTGATCCGCGCTATCTACGCCCGGCTGAAGTAGATGTCCTTCTTGGCGATGCGACCAAGGCCCGTACCAAGCTTGGCTGGCAGCCGGAATGTTCACTTGAGCAACTTGTTTCCGAGATGGTCGATGCAGATATCGAGCGGATAAAGCTTCAGCAGAAACATTAA
- a CDS encoding FkbM family methyltransferase, whose protein sequence is MIKRTLLKDTEETSVVVEAQVKILEAQVESLEAQVKNLEKQDAIMEKPVDCSNANRFLTRFRNHFVSVDLIRIGGEGDGGYLVPDILDGISHCFSPGVSDTSDFEDHLSKKYGIKSFMADASVDCAPISDPNFSFSKKFLGNRDEDDFITLSSWVDTSLKGDERELILQMDIEGGEYDVLTFESDETLKRFSVMAIEFHDLGQMGDEHFFQMFSSIFEKIYKNFTVCHVHPNNCCGIFSSGEWEFPRVTEVTFVRNDYVEKLRNGSKLSLPHHLDRKNVEAYEDISMPERWWKC, encoded by the coding sequence ATGATTAAGCGTACTTTGCTTAAGGATACAGAGGAGACATCTGTTGTGGTTGAGGCGCAAGTCAAGATTCTTGAGGCGCAAGTCGAAAGTCTTGAGGCGCAAGTCAAAAATCTTGAGAAACAAGATGCAATTATGGAAAAGCCCGTGGATTGCAGCAATGCAAATCGATTTCTGACACGGTTTAGAAATCACTTCGTTTCGGTCGATTTGATTCGCATTGGAGGCGAGGGTGATGGTGGCTATCTGGTTCCTGATATTCTTGATGGCATAAGTCATTGCTTTAGTCCTGGCGTCAGCGACACGTCAGATTTTGAAGACCATCTATCCAAGAAGTACGGCATAAAAAGTTTCATGGCCGACGCAAGCGTAGATTGCGCGCCAATTTCTGACCCCAACTTTTCCTTTAGTAAGAAATTTCTTGGAAATCGCGATGAGGATGACTTCATTACGCTCAGCTCTTGGGTGGATACCAGCCTGAAGGGTGATGAGAGGGAATTGATCCTACAGATGGATATTGAAGGCGGAGAATATGATGTCCTTACTTTTGAATCGGATGAAACCTTAAAGAGATTTTCTGTAATGGCTATAGAGTTCCACGACTTGGGGCAGATGGGAGACGAGCATTTCTTCCAAATGTTTTCCAGTATATTTGAGAAGATATACAAGAACTTTACAGTTTGCCATGTGCATCCGAATAACTGTTGCGGCATATTTTCAAGTGGCGAATGGGAGTTCCCAAGAGTTACCGAGGTTACTTTTGTACGTAACGACTATGTGGAAAAATTGAGAAATGGTTCGAAGCTAAGTCTTCCCCATCATCTGGATAGAAAGAATGTTGAAGCTTACGAGGATATTTCCATGCCTGAACGATGGTGGAAGTGTTAA
- a CDS encoding formate dehydrogenase subunit gamma → MLRFFAVFVIVCGLLTPALAQESVANPRAETGGAQTLDDIMRRQSQQKVDDEFRRAETGDAEAAAPITAPLGTRGGQSDSDQWRGMRYDTADVTTQSRGPAVTTLIQDGGMWWLKFREGPLLIYGAALLGGTLLLLALFYLIRGRIRIQGEKTGRTLTRFSGLERFGHWLLASSFIILGLTGLVSLFGRKVLIPAFGHDAFSTLAIGTKWLHNNVSWAFMIALVIIFAFWVAHNIPNRTDLVWLAKGGGIIGSGHPPAEKFNAGQKIIFWSVIILGTSISASGLSLLFPFEFNMFGATFAKLNNWGVTGLFGSDPLPYPLSPQEEMQYAQLWHAIVSLVLTAIIFAHIYIGSVGMEGAFEAMGTGEVEEQWAREHHSLWVEEVQEAEVHRSKEA, encoded by the coding sequence ATGCTCCGCTTCTTCGCAGTTTTCGTCATTGTTTGCGGCTTGCTGACTCCGGCCTTAGCGCAAGAGAGCGTGGCCAACCCGCGCGCTGAGACTGGCGGCGCGCAGACGCTGGACGATATCATGCGCAGGCAATCCCAGCAAAAGGTGGACGACGAATTCCGGCGCGCGGAAACCGGCGATGCTGAGGCCGCCGCCCCGATCACAGCGCCGCTTGGCACGCGCGGTGGCCAATCTGACTCTGACCAATGGCGCGGCATGCGCTACGATACGGCGGACGTAACCACCCAGTCACGCGGGCCTGCAGTGACGACACTTATCCAAGACGGCGGGATGTGGTGGCTAAAATTCCGCGAAGGACCACTGTTGATTTACGGCGCGGCCCTCTTGGGCGGCACATTACTGCTGCTGGCGCTATTTTACCTGATCCGCGGACGCATCCGCATTCAAGGTGAGAAAACCGGCCGCACACTTACACGCTTCAGCGGGCTAGAGCGGTTTGGCCATTGGCTGTTGGCGAGTTCGTTTATCATCCTTGGTCTGACCGGCCTGGTTTCCCTGTTTGGGCGCAAGGTACTGATACCGGCATTCGGCCATGACGCCTTCTCGACCCTCGCGATTGGCACGAAATGGCTACACAATAACGTCTCTTGGGCGTTCATGATTGCGCTCGTCATCATCTTTGCCTTCTGGGTTGCTCACAACATTCCCAACCGCACCGATCTGGTATGGCTCGCCAAGGGCGGCGGCATCATTGGCAGTGGCCATCCCCCCGCCGAAAAGTTCAACGCGGGTCAGAAGATAATTTTCTGGTCGGTGATAATACTGGGCACGTCAATCTCCGCATCGGGGCTTTCCCTACTGTTCCCTTTTGAATTCAACATGTTTGGCGCGACTTTTGCAAAGCTGAATAACTGGGGAGTGACCGGCCTTTTCGGATCGGACCCGCTTCCCTATCCGCTCTCACCACAGGAAGAGATGCAATATGCACAGCTATGGCACGCCATTGTCAGCCTCGTCCTAACCGCCATAATCTTTGCCCACATCTACATTGGTTCGGTGGGTATGGAGGGCGCTTTTGAGGCTATGGGCACCGGGGAAGTCGAAGAACAATGGGCACGCGAACACCATAGTCTCTGGGTCGAAGAAGTGCAGGAAGCAGAAGTGCACCGGAGTAAGGAAGCGTAA
- the fdh3B gene encoding formate dehydrogenase FDH3 subunit beta codes for MARAKFLCDAERCIECNACVTACKNEHEIPWGINRRKVVTIDDGKPGERSISVACMHCSDAPCMAVCPVDCFYQTEDGIVLHSKDLCIGCGYCFYACPFGAPQYPQAGNFGSRGKMDKCTFCAGGPEENNSAAEFAKYGRNRIAEGKLPICAEMCSTKALLAGDGDDVSSIYRERIVARGFGAGAWGWGTAYGQKGG; via the coding sequence ATGGCTAGAGCAAAGTTTCTCTGCGACGCTGAACGCTGCATCGAATGCAATGCGTGCGTCACCGCCTGCAAAAACGAACACGAGATACCTTGGGGCATCAATCGGCGCAAGGTGGTCACGATCGACGACGGCAAACCGGGCGAGCGCTCGATTTCGGTGGCGTGCATGCACTGCTCGGACGCGCCATGCATGGCGGTCTGTCCGGTCGATTGCTTCTACCAGACCGAAGATGGGATCGTCCTGCACTCAAAGGACCTGTGCATCGGCTGCGGCTATTGCTTTTACGCGTGCCCATTCGGCGCGCCGCAATATCCGCAAGCGGGCAATTTCGGGTCGCGCGGCAAGATGGACAAATGCACCTTCTGCGCTGGCGGCCCCGAGGAAAACAATTCGGCTGCCGAATTTGCCAAATACGGTCGCAACCGGATCGCCGAGGGCAAGCTGCCGATCTGTGCTGAAATGTGTTCGACCAAGGCCTTGCTGGCGGGTGATGGTGATGACGTCTCCAGCATCTACCGTGAGCGTATCGTCGCCCGTGGCTTTGGCGCAGGCGCTTGGGGTTGGGGTACGGCCTACGGCCAAAAGGGCGGCTGA
- a CDS encoding formate dehydrogenase subunit alpha encodes MLRKKTNGSARRFARTPAASAAANGVDRRTFLRGSGLAIGGLAAVAATGSTIAPATAQSAATRAVEIKKSVCTHCSVGCTVIAEVDNGVWTGQEPGFDSPFNLGSHCAKGASVREHAHGERRLKYPMKKENGEWVRLSWEQAIGEIGDGMMKIRDESGPDSVYWLGSAKHSNEQAYLFRKFAAYWGTNNVDHQARICHSTTVAGVANTWGYGAMTNSYNDIHNSKAMFLIGSNPAEAHPVSLLHILKAKEQNNAPLIVCDPRFTRTAAHADEYVRFRPGSDVALVWGILWHIFENDWEDKEFIRTRVWGMDEIRDEVKNWTPEEVERVTGTPGEQLERVARTLVNNRPGTVIWCMGGTQHSNGNNNTRAYCILQLALGNMGRPGGGTNIFRGHDNVQGATDLGVLADTLPGYYGLSEGSWAHWARVWDEDLDWLKAQFSDASIGDTKMMNLTGIPVSRWIDGVLEDKANLDQPDNTRAMVLWGHAPNSQTRMKEMKTAMERLDMLVVVDPYPTVSAVMQDRTDGVYLLPASTQFETRGSVTASNRSLQWREKVFDPLFESLPDHTIMAKFAEKFGFHDRMFRNIAIDDGGEPNVEDITREFNRGMWTIGYTGQSPERMKMHMANQHTFDRTTLRANGGPADGDVYGMPWPCWGTAEMNHPGTPILYDMSVPVAEGGLTFRARFGVERDGDNLLAEGVYSKGSEIEDGYPEFTVQMLRDLGWEKDLTDEEKASINRVAGYPDGAPLAAEPADDGGSNKDEEVGETSQQGEIPSDYEEKSGGVNWKTDLSGGIQRVAIAHGCAPFGNAKARAVVWTFPDPVPLHREPLYSNRRDLVADYPTYEDKKFWRVPTMYSSIQKNDFSEDYPIILTSGRLVEYEGGGEETRSNPWLAELQQDMFVEINTRDANNLGIRDGKQVWVEGPEGGKVKVMAMVTERVGEGVAFMPFHFGGHFEGKDLRDKYPEGADPYVLGESCNVAQTYGYDSVTQMQETKATLCKIWTA; translated from the coding sequence ATGCTCAGGAAAAAGACAAATGGCAGCGCACGACGGTTTGCAAGGACGCCAGCAGCTAGCGCCGCTGCGAATGGCGTTGACCGCCGTACATTCCTGCGTGGCTCGGGCCTTGCCATTGGCGGGCTGGCCGCTGTCGCCGCAACCGGCAGCACCATAGCGCCCGCCACTGCGCAATCAGCAGCGACACGGGCGGTCGAGATCAAGAAATCCGTTTGCACCCACTGCTCGGTCGGTTGCACGGTGATTGCCGAGGTCGACAATGGCGTATGGACCGGGCAGGAGCCCGGCTTTGACAGCCCGTTCAATCTTGGGTCGCATTGCGCCAAGGGGGCCTCAGTGCGCGAGCATGCCCATGGCGAGCGGCGACTGAAATACCCGATGAAGAAAGAAAACGGCGAATGGGTCCGCCTCAGCTGGGAGCAGGCGATAGGCGAGATCGGCGATGGCATGATGAAGATCCGCGACGAAAGCGGGCCGGATTCGGTCTATTGGCTGGGCTCTGCCAAGCATAGCAATGAACAGGCCTATCTGTTCCGCAAATTCGCAGCTTATTGGGGCACGAATAACGTCGACCACCAAGCGCGCATCTGTCACTCGACTACTGTGGCGGGCGTGGCGAATACATGGGGCTACGGCGCCATGACCAACAGCTATAACGACATCCACAATTCCAAGGCGATGTTCCTGATCGGTAGCAACCCTGCCGAGGCGCACCCCGTCTCCTTGCTGCACATTCTAAAGGCAAAAGAACAAAATAACGCACCGCTGATCGTGTGCGATCCGCGCTTTACCCGAACGGCTGCGCATGCGGATGAATATGTGCGCTTTCGCCCCGGCAGCGACGTGGCGCTGGTGTGGGGCATCCTGTGGCATATCTTTGAGAACGACTGGGAGGACAAGGAATTCATCCGTACCCGCGTCTGGGGTATGGACGAGATCCGCGACGAGGTAAAGAACTGGACCCCCGAAGAAGTCGAGCGCGTCACCGGGACCCCCGGCGAGCAGCTGGAGCGCGTTGCGCGCACTTTGGTCAATAACCGCCCCGGCACCGTTATCTGGTGCATGGGTGGCACCCAGCACAGCAACGGCAATAACAACACCCGCGCCTATTGTATCTTGCAACTTGCCCTAGGAAACATGGGCCGTCCGGGCGGCGGCACGAACATTTTCCGTGGCCATGACAATGTGCAAGGCGCGACTGATCTCGGGGTGCTGGCTGATACGTTGCCGGGTTACTATGGCCTGTCGGAAGGCTCTTGGGCGCATTGGGCTCGTGTTTGGGACGAAGACCTTGATTGGCTTAAGGCGCAGTTCTCCGATGCGTCGATTGGTGACACCAAGATGATGAACCTGACTGGTATTCCAGTCAGTCGGTGGATCGACGGCGTACTGGAGGACAAGGCCAACCTTGACCAGCCCGATAACACCCGCGCGATGGTTCTTTGGGGTCATGCGCCGAACTCGCAAACCCGGATGAAGGAAATGAAGACCGCGATGGAACGGCTGGACATGCTGGTCGTGGTTGACCCCTATCCGACCGTTTCTGCCGTGATGCAAGACCGCACCGATGGCGTGTATCTGCTGCCGGCTTCCACACAGTTCGAGACAAGAGGCTCGGTAACCGCTTCCAACCGCTCGCTACAATGGCGCGAGAAAGTCTTTGACCCCTTGTTTGAATCGCTGCCCGATCACACGATTATGGCGAAGTTCGCCGAGAAATTCGGCTTTCACGACAGGATGTTCCGCAACATTGCGATCGACGATGGCGGCGAGCCAAATGTGGAGGACATCACACGCGAATTCAACCGTGGCATGTGGACAATTGGCTACACGGGTCAGAGTCCTGAGCGGATGAAAATGCACATGGCAAACCAGCATACCTTTGACCGCACGACGCTGCGCGCCAATGGTGGGCCGGCCGATGGCGATGTCTACGGGATGCCATGGCCATGCTGGGGGACCGCCGAGATGAACCATCCCGGCACGCCAATCCTTTATGATATGTCGGTCCCAGTCGCCGAAGGTGGCCTGACATTCCGCGCCCGTTTCGGGGTGGAGCGTGACGGCGACAATCTTCTGGCGGAAGGCGTCTATTCCAAGGGGTCCGAGATCGAGGACGGCTACCCGGAATTCACGGTGCAAATGTTGCGTGATTTGGGTTGGGAGAAAGACCTGACCGACGAGGAAAAAGCCAGCATCAACCGCGTTGCAGGATATCCTGACGGTGCCCCCCTGGCCGCAGAGCCTGCAGACGATGGCGGCTCGAATAAGGACGAAGAGGTGGGCGAGACATCCCAGCAGGGCGAAATCCCGTCAGATTACGAGGAAAAATCAGGCGGCGTGAATTGGAAGACAGACCTGTCGGGCGGTATCCAGCGGGTTGCCATCGCGCATGGCTGCGCACCCTTCGGCAACGCCAAGGCACGCGCCGTGGTCTGGACATTCCCCGATCCTGTGCCGTTGCACCGCGAGCCGCTATATTCGAACCGCCGCGACCTTGTGGCCGACTACCCGACCTACGAAGACAAGAAGTTCTGGCGCGTGCCCACGATGTACAGCTCGATCCAGAAAAACGACTTTTCCGAAGACTACCCGATCATTCTGACCTCTGGCCGTCTGGTCGAATACGAGGGCGGAGGCGAGGAAACCCGCTCCAACCCGTGGCTGGCTGAATTGCAGCAGGACATGTTCGTCGAGATAAATACGCGCGATGCCAACAATCTGGGCATCCGTGATGGCAAACAGGTATGGGTCGAAGGGCCTGAGGGCGGCAAGGTCAAGGTAATGGCCATGGTGACCGAGCGTGTGGGCGAGGGCGTGGCCTTCATGCCTTTCCACTTTGGTGGCCATTTCGAAGGCAAGGATCTGCGAGACAAATATCCCGAGGGTGCCGATCCGTATGTGCTGGGGGAGTCGTGTAACGTCGCTCAGACCTATGGCTATGACAGCGTGACCCAGATGCAAGAGACCAAAGCGACCCTCTGCAAAATCTGGACAGCATAA
- a CDS encoding twin-arginine translocation pathway signal protein encodes MADTTKGTTRRNFLKIAGTAVPGVVAVAAGGAAQAAPAEVDLASQVMQDTEHTRAYLESTRF; translated from the coding sequence ATGGCTGACACGACAAAGGGTACGACCCGCCGAAATTTCCTGAAGATCGCAGGCACCGCTGTGCCGGGGGTTGTGGCGGTTGCCGCTGGCGGCGCAGCGCAGGCCGCACCGGCCGAAGTCGATCTGGCATCGCAAGTGATGCAGGACACGGAACATACACGCGCTTACTTGGAAAGCACCCGCTTTTAA